The Bacillus sp. SM2101 genome window below encodes:
- a CDS encoding YokU family protein, translated as MGCQWCESDKIKHEQNTVYWELPDGTKAIQINAVPCITCLTCGIEYQEEAIVDTIEEQLLLINTEQIQQSITYEELLAIPRLLKKNYFKF; from the coding sequence ATCGGTTGTCAATGGTGTGAATCGGATAAAATAAAACACGAACAAAATACTGTTTATTGGGAATTACCAGATGGTACGAAGGCTATACAGATTAATGCTGTACCATGCATTACATGTTTAACGTGTGGTATCGAATATCAAGAAGAAGCAATAGTAGACACAATAGAAGAGCAACTGTTGTTAATCAATACTGAGCAAATCCAACAGTCAATTACTTATGAGGAACTGTTAGCAATACCACGTTTATTAAAGAAGAATTACTTCAAGTTTTAA